In the genome of Plasmodium gaboni strain SY75 chromosome Unknown, whole genome shotgun sequence, the window gtgtgtgtgtgtaattacctttttattatatacaaatctgtatatatcattaatttggtattattttttaattatttttttgttttttgatttttattttattttattttattttttttttttttttgtgttacatatatactcattaaaataatattttatacatttttatattataacataGATATCTCTTAATATAATGAGctaatttataatattaataaaaaaaattcgtttatatatttactcattatatgttaatataaaattattatgatttaaTTAAGAAGCActattaaataatatatgccacaatatatatatatatatatatatatatattaatatgtgTGCGCctattttcattttgttaTAGTTTTGGCTTTCGGGGGAGAGGAAGAATTATCGaacacacatatataaataataatgacatatatatatatatatgatttatatatataatatgtaaaaacaaaattataacaTTATAATAGTCATTTAGTTGTGAtgtttattaaatttttttttttttttttttttttttttaacaaattaaaaaattccATATGgtaacaaaaaaaaaaaaaaaaaaaaaaaaagaagaaaaaaagaaaaaatatattaaaatcatttatataaatatactttatttttatgtatcACTTTTATCTTCTCTATTATTATGACCCATCAATTTCCCTCTTGATGGCCACAACCACAtgagaagaaaaataaCACCAATAATggttaatattattaatcCTACAAAACTACTAGATGCTATAATTGTAGAAATAAACGAATATGTTGCCAAGGCACTCCAAGAATAAATAATGGCAAAtttcaaaataaaagttAAAATCACTTGAGCTATTGCAGCACCTGACAATGCACCTATATATATTGCTAGGCCCTTCCAAAAATTAACCcctttaaatattaaactATATAGtgaatttttaatttttgtcATAGTACCATCTGAATtaattatttctatttttttaattatttctttgtttttatttttcaataAATCCTTTActaatttttcttttatttcttGAATCTTTTGATTGTCATTTATTTCGTTTGAATTTATATCtttacatattatatatttttcttccatctttatattatttgaaatattgtcaaattctttatcatttatattgttattcTCAACttctttatcatttatattgttattcTCTACTCTTTCGTTAGTCATATTTTCTTGttcatttatttctttatcacttaaattttttaacacaatattatttttattattttcattttttgGTTTAATCCTCTTGgtcttttttatttttttttttcgtccctgttcattttttttctcttttaataaaacaaCAGATGAGCCTTTCCTTTCAATATTCTCTTCAACTACATGTTGTAATAAGCATCTcttaaatgataaaaagtttaaattatttttacaacATTGTATTTCTTTCTTCCACTTTGTAGCATTATCCTATATTTAAAATGTGTATGCAgagaatatatttttttttgtcaatattataaaatggatatgaaaaaataaaaaaaaataaaacaaacaagtaaatataaataaatataaatatatatatatatatttatttatttatgtgtgtgtgtgtgtgtatttatttataatatttacactatatatatatatatatatatatatatatatatatatatatgtatttatttattttttactttaTAATTGAATAAACATAAGCATATTACTATTGCAACATTTAATATTcttacataaaaaaaagtcatattaaattattttttattattttaataacacttcatttaaaatatattcataaaaaaaataaaataattattatttaataatccattagatatatcattataaataaaaaatcaaataattaattgattattcttttataaaaacataatactatatatatttaatgtattattattattattattattattattattttttttttaatatatatttcattttttaaactttttaattttaatcatataataaataatatcgagctattttttttaggatctattaatttattttttttttttttttaaattaaaatgatttataaaaaaagaaatataaaaaaaaaaaaaaaaaaaaaaaagaaaaagaaaaaaaaaacccaataattttcaaatatataataaaatgctatgtttatatatatatatatatttctaccttttattattataaaaaaaaaaaattactatatatattataatatataggcaatagtatatataatttccTTAAGTAACTATCTCTAAAAGGCTTGTGAAATTATTcacattttattaataaaataaatatatatatatatatatttatttatttatttattttattaatataataatatatatatatttattctatatatttttaatattaacCTTTAGAAATTTATAACggcaaaaaaaaaaaaaaaaaaaaaaaaaaggcacatataaataaa includes:
- a CDS encoding exported protein (hyp5, exported protein family 4), which produces MTFFYVRILNVAIVICLCLFNYKDNATKWKKEIQCCKNNLNFLSFKRCLLQHVVEENIERKGSSVVLLKEKKNEQGRKKKIKKTKRIKPKNENNKNNIVLKNLSDKEINEQENMTNERVENNNINDKEVENNNINDKEFDNISNNIKMEEKYIICKDINSNEINDNQKIQEIKEKLVKDLLKNKNKEIIKKIEIINSDGTMTKIKNSLYSLIFKGVNFWKGLAIYIGALSGAAIAQVILTFILKFAIIYSWSALATYSFISTIIASSSFVGLIILTIIGVIFLLMWLWPSRGKLMGHNNREDKSDT